In Acidobacteriota bacterium, one genomic interval encodes:
- a CDS encoding carotenoid 1,2-hydratase has protein sequence MKHLALALLLFAGRFQPLDPNQKISFPRDHGAHEDSRVEWWYVTGQLETASGKRLGYQLTFFRTGVTDDAAPRASSFAAKDVHLAHFARTDVTGGKAGTFRFAERLHRDGPGAAYARSGRLSVANEDWRLEEAGGRIVLFARDGGDELSLILSPEKPPVLHGPNGISRKGPEPDAVSKYVSLTRLASAGWWTSGGTSEAVTGLSWFDHEWGSGSIGKETQGWDWYAVHLLDGRDLMLYRLRGAAGNGTPFSSGTLVEKDGRAVALGSADFTIEETAKWKSARSGATYPARWTLKVPKAGLVLDVAPLVADQELVTEKSTRVTYWEGACDVKTPGGAPAGRAYVEMTGYAGAGGLGLFR, from the coding sequence CTTCCAGCCTCTCGATCCGAACCAGAAGATCTCTTTCCCGCGCGACCACGGGGCGCACGAGGATTCGCGCGTCGAGTGGTGGTACGTGACGGGCCAGCTCGAGACGGCGTCGGGGAAGAGGCTCGGCTACCAGCTCACGTTCTTCCGCACCGGCGTCACGGACGACGCCGCGCCGCGCGCGTCGTCATTCGCGGCGAAGGACGTCCACCTCGCGCACTTCGCACGCACGGACGTGACGGGAGGTAAGGCGGGCACGTTCCGCTTCGCCGAGCGCCTGCACCGCGACGGCCCCGGCGCCGCGTACGCGCGCTCGGGGCGACTGTCGGTCGCGAACGAGGACTGGCGGCTCGAGGAAGCCGGCGGCCGGATCGTCCTCTTTGCGAGGGACGGCGGCGACGAGCTGTCGCTCATCCTCTCGCCGGAGAAGCCTCCCGTTCTCCACGGCCCGAACGGGATCTCGCGGAAGGGCCCCGAGCCCGACGCGGTGAGCAAGTACGTCAGCCTCACGCGCCTCGCGAGCGCGGGCTGGTGGACGTCCGGCGGGACGAGCGAGGCCGTCACGGGGCTCTCGTGGTTCGACCACGAGTGGGGCTCGGGCTCGATCGGCAAGGAGACGCAGGGCTGGGACTGGTATGCCGTCCACCTCCTCGACGGCCGCGACCTCATGCTCTACCGCCTGCGTGGCGCCGCCGGGAACGGAACGCCGTTCTCGTCGGGCACGCTCGTCGAGAAGGACGGTCGCGCCGTAGCCCTCGGATCCGCGGACTTCACGATCGAGGAAACCGCGAAGTGGAAGAGCGCGAGGAGCGGCGCGACGTATCCGGCGCGCTGGACGCTGAAGGTCCCGAAGGCGGGCCTCGTCCTCGACGTGGCACCGCTCGTGGCGGACCAGGAGCTCGTCACGGAGAAGTCGACGCGCGTCACGTACTGGGAAGGGGCGTGCGACGTGAAGACGCCCGGCGGCGCCCCGGCCGGACGCGCGTACGTCGAAATGACGGGCTACGCAGGGGCGGGAGGCCTCGGCCTGTTCCGCTAA
- the mscL gene encoding large conductance mechanosensitive channel protein MscL → MLKGFKDFVARGNVIDLAVGVIIGAAFGAVVDSLVKDLITPIIGMVGGQPDFSAIKVGGVAVGNFINALIAFLIKAAGLYFLIVLPFNKFGSKMAASAAGPPPQEVLLKEIRDLLAQQKR, encoded by the coding sequence ATGCTCAAGGGATTCAAGGACTTCGTCGCCCGCGGTAACGTGATCGACCTCGCGGTCGGCGTCATCATCGGCGCCGCGTTCGGCGCTGTCGTCGACTCGCTCGTCAAGGACCTCATCACGCCGATCATCGGGATGGTCGGCGGCCAGCCGGACTTCTCGGCGATCAAGGTCGGCGGGGTCGCGGTCGGCAACTTCATCAACGCGCTGATCGCGTTCCTCATCAAGGCGGCCGGCCTCTATTTCCTGATCGTCCTGCCGTTCAACAAGTTCGGCTCGAAGATGGCCGCGTCCGCCGCCGGTCCGCCGCCGCAGGAGGTCCTCCTCAAGGAAATCCGCGACCTCCTCGCGCAGCAGAAGCGCTGA
- a CDS encoding BamA/TamA family outer membrane protein has product MRFGLLLNTDFSNSSFGLRLGAYFTRLNALRGELRTKIEVGRQNSILFEFYQPTDFHGRFFVSPTVSFTRLPFDFYVDNANVARFRTDEIAGSLDVGVSLGRYGEVRLGAVRAQTNFKTEIFTGQPTEGTAQTAALQLRAILDQTDSVTFPRHGWVARLQVFEAFDSAGGDDRYGKFKAGAGFAKSFGESTVVASLKADVRIGPDLRPLYDQAQLGGFLNLSGLAPGQLYADNAFLARLIAFQRLAQMNSLLGTGVYAGISIETGNAWASGLTASDLRLAGSAFLAADTSLGPLYVAFGLADRGYHSFYLALGVPIN; this is encoded by the coding sequence GTGCGGTTCGGCCTTCTTCTCAACACGGACTTCTCGAACAGCTCGTTCGGCCTCAGGCTCGGCGCCTACTTCACGCGGCTGAACGCCCTGCGCGGCGAGCTCAGGACGAAGATCGAGGTCGGCCGGCAGAACAGCATCCTCTTCGAGTTCTACCAGCCGACGGACTTCCACGGCCGGTTCTTCGTTTCCCCGACGGTCTCGTTCACCCGCCTGCCGTTCGACTTCTACGTGGACAACGCGAACGTCGCGCGATTCCGGACCGACGAGATCGCCGGATCACTCGACGTCGGCGTGTCTCTCGGCCGGTACGGCGAGGTCCGGCTCGGCGCCGTCCGCGCGCAGACGAACTTCAAGACCGAGATCTTCACCGGCCAGCCGACGGAGGGGACCGCGCAGACGGCCGCCCTGCAGCTGCGCGCCATCCTCGACCAGACCGACAGCGTGACGTTCCCGCGCCACGGCTGGGTTGCGCGCCTCCAGGTCTTCGAGGCCTTCGACAGCGCCGGCGGCGACGACCGGTACGGAAAATTCAAGGCGGGCGCCGGGTTCGCGAAGAGCTTCGGCGAGAGCACCGTCGTCGCGAGCCTGAAGGCGGACGTTCGCATAGGCCCGGATCTGCGGCCCCTGTACGACCAGGCCCAGCTCGGCGGTTTCCTGAATCTCTCGGGCCTGGCGCCCGGCCAGCTCTACGCCGACAACGCGTTCCTCGCCCGTCTCATCGCGTTCCAGCGCCTCGCTCAAATGAACTCGCTCCTCGGGACGGGCGTCTACGCCGGGATCTCGATCGAAACCGGAAACGCCTGGGCCTCTGGCCTCACGGCCTCCGATCTCCGGCTCGCCGGCTCCGCATTCCTCGCGGCCGACACGTCGCTCGGGCCTCTTTACGTCGCGTTCGGCCTCGCCGACCGCGGTTACCACAGCTTCTACCTCGCGCTCGGCGTGCCGATCAACTGA